One window from the genome of Oceanidesulfovibrio indonesiensis encodes:
- a CDS encoding protoporphyrinogen/coproporphyrinogen oxidase, whose translation MHVKNCILGAGPTGLGAGHRLTELGEHDFVILERESHVGGLSASFQDDAGFTWDLGGHVVFSHYEYFDRVLDSLLGEDALRHQRIARVRIAGAWVPYPFQNNIRHLPGKLVWECVEGLVTAHERALTESAPAGDFAEWIDRVFGAGIARLFMRPYNFKVWATPPERMQAGWIGERVSVVDLRRVLENIILEKDDVCWGPNNTFRFPLEGGTGAIYTRLAAPFIDRIRLSTAVARVDAASKTVRTADGLRITYENLLNTTPLDLFAGTLLDDAPDALRKAAALLEHNSVFVTGVGVAGTRDDDTCWMYFPEDDSPFYRTTNFHNYSPRNVPAGVAARALMAETSFSAHKMEDQSTIMDRTVDGLVSSALMEDSERDAVLTRWEKVLPYGYPVPTLDRDRALAAIQPWLETRSICSRGRFGGWRYEVANMDHSVMQGKEWADRVTRGDQETTYTIPTT comes from the coding sequence ATGCATGTAAAGAACTGCATCCTCGGCGCCGGCCCAACCGGCCTGGGCGCCGGCCACCGATTGACCGAGCTCGGCGAGCACGATTTCGTCATCCTGGAGCGCGAGTCCCACGTGGGCGGCCTGTCCGCGAGCTTCCAGGACGACGCCGGGTTCACCTGGGACCTCGGCGGCCATGTCGTGTTCTCCCACTACGAGTACTTCGACCGAGTGCTCGATTCGCTCCTGGGCGAGGACGCCCTGCGGCACCAGCGTATCGCACGGGTCCGCATCGCCGGCGCTTGGGTCCCCTACCCTTTCCAGAACAACATCCGGCACCTGCCCGGAAAGCTCGTCTGGGAATGCGTGGAGGGACTGGTGACTGCGCACGAACGCGCTCTGACGGAATCCGCCCCGGCCGGCGATTTTGCCGAATGGATCGACCGCGTCTTCGGCGCGGGCATCGCCCGGCTCTTCATGCGGCCGTACAACTTCAAGGTCTGGGCCACACCGCCGGAGCGTATGCAGGCCGGCTGGATAGGCGAGCGCGTGAGCGTGGTGGACCTGCGACGCGTGCTGGAGAACATCATCCTGGAAAAGGACGACGTCTGCTGGGGACCGAACAACACCTTCCGATTCCCGCTGGAAGGCGGCACCGGCGCCATCTACACCCGCCTCGCCGCACCGTTCATTGACCGCATCCGCCTGAGCACGGCCGTGGCCAGGGTGGACGCCGCATCGAAAACCGTGCGCACCGCCGACGGACTGCGCATCACGTACGAGAATCTGCTCAACACCACCCCCCTCGACCTGTTTGCGGGCACGCTGCTGGACGATGCGCCGGACGCTCTGCGCAAGGCCGCCGCCCTGCTGGAGCACAATTCCGTGTTCGTGACCGGGGTGGGCGTTGCCGGAACCCGCGACGACGACACCTGCTGGATGTACTTCCCGGAGGACGACAGCCCCTTCTACCGGACCACCAACTTCCACAACTACTCGCCCCGCAACGTGCCGGCCGGCGTGGCCGCGCGTGCGCTCATGGCCGAGACATCCTTTTCCGCTCACAAGATGGAGGACCAGTCCACGATCATGGACCGCACCGTGGACGGCCTCGTCTCCTCCGCCCTCATGGAGGACAGCGAACGCGACGCCGTACTGACCCGCTGGGAAAAGGTGCTGCCATACGGCTATCCCGTGCCCACCCTGGACCGCGACCGCGCCCTGGCCGCGATCCAGCCCTGGCTGGAGACGCGCTCCATCTGCTCCCGCGGCCGCTTCGGCGGCTGGCGCTACGAAGTGGCGAACATGGACCACTCCGTGATGCAGGGCAAGGAATGGGCCGACCGCGTGACCCGCGGGGACCAGGAAACAACCTACACGATACCGACCACATGA
- a CDS encoding M24 family metallopeptidase: MMQARLRARRTRLRQKIQDAGLAGLLVSHAANRYYLSGFELHDPQCNESSGLLLVTATGEDYLLTDPRYKDAALRLWPEENLFIYTGGAREAIREFLQNTVDTGAAPLGFESKAMCMDDYTFHAQVLQLEPTDGLVEDMRLIKDPVEIEAMRRSCGLNHAVFSKVPELLVPGTTESEIAWELEKLFREHGASELAFDAIVAVGPNGALPHAIPGQDRVLENCPVLVDMGARLDGYCSDQTRTFWVGDTPTAEFQRTLEQVQEAQALAIEIIKPGVPMIEAYETARNYFKEQGVAEHFTHGLGHGVGLETHEAPSLSTRSKGEFQPGMVVTVEPGLYYPEWGGVRWEYMVLVTDDGCEVL, translated from the coding sequence ATGATGCAAGCACGACTCCGCGCCAGACGCACCCGACTCAGGCAGAAAATCCAGGACGCCGGCCTCGCCGGACTCCTCGTCAGCCATGCGGCTAACCGCTATTACCTCTCCGGCTTCGAACTGCACGACCCTCAGTGTAACGAATCCTCCGGCCTGCTGCTCGTCACCGCGACCGGGGAGGACTACCTGCTCACCGACCCCCGCTACAAGGACGCGGCCCTCCGGCTCTGGCCCGAGGAAAACCTTTTCATCTACACCGGCGGCGCGCGCGAGGCCATCCGCGAGTTCCTGCAAAACACAGTGGACACCGGCGCCGCGCCCCTGGGGTTCGAGTCCAAGGCCATGTGCATGGACGACTACACGTTCCACGCCCAGGTCCTGCAACTGGAACCCACCGACGGCCTCGTAGAAGACATGCGGCTCATCAAGGATCCGGTGGAGATCGAGGCCATGCGCCGATCCTGCGGCCTGAACCATGCCGTGTTCTCCAAGGTGCCGGAACTTCTCGTCCCCGGAACCACGGAATCCGAAATCGCCTGGGAACTGGAAAAGCTCTTCCGCGAGCACGGCGCTTCGGAACTCGCCTTCGACGCCATCGTGGCCGTGGGCCCCAACGGCGCCCTGCCTCACGCCATCCCCGGCCAGGATCGCGTATTGGAAAACTGCCCGGTGCTGGTGGACATGGGCGCACGGCTGGACGGCTACTGCTCGGACCAGACCCGCACCTTCTGGGTGGGCGACACGCCAACGGCCGAGTTCCAGCGCACCCTGGAACAGGTGCAGGAGGCGCAGGCCCTGGCCATCGAAATCATCAAGCCCGGCGTGCCTATGATCGAAGCGTACGAGACAGCCCGCAACTACTTCAAGGAGCAGGGGGTGGCCGAGCACTTCACCCACGGCCTGGGACATGGCGTGGGCCTGGAAACGCACGAGGCCCCCAGTCTCTCCACCCGCTCCAAAGGCGAGTTCCAGCCCGGCATGGTGGTCACTGTGGAGCCCGGTCTCTACTATCCGGAATGGGGCGGCGTGCGCTGGGAGTACATGGTGCTCGTCACCGATGACGGGTGCGAAGTCCTGTGA
- a CDS encoding M48 family metallopeptidase codes for MKRSTSLTNLPPYRVRENPRARRIILKVVPRVGLTVTVPKGFDRSRLPELLRMRQEWIDKALRDMEARGKGPQTPVLPDAVDLAAVERTVSVSYETGSSRTEWRDDSDSVVFATPDSSVFDRLMLLEDWLKARGRRHLVPWCRELAAQFGVYPKKYQIRLQKSRWGSCSMKGTLSLNAKLLLIPRPAARYVLLHELCHIVHPNHSPRFWNLLQQWEPEAQKLDRYIDSCWRDLPAWLP; via the coding sequence ATGAAACGGAGTACGTCGTTGACCAATCTGCCTCCATACCGCGTGCGCGAGAACCCCAGAGCGCGCCGCATCATCCTCAAGGTCGTTCCCCGCGTGGGGCTGACCGTGACCGTACCGAAAGGGTTTGACCGTAGCCGGCTGCCGGAACTGCTGCGGATGCGCCAGGAGTGGATCGATAAGGCCCTGCGCGACATGGAAGCGCGCGGAAAGGGGCCGCAGACGCCCGTTCTGCCGGATGCCGTGGACCTCGCCGCCGTGGAGCGCACCGTGTCCGTGTCTTACGAAACCGGCAGCTCCAGGACAGAATGGCGCGATGACAGCGACAGTGTTGTTTTCGCCACGCCGGATTCCAGCGTATTCGACCGGCTCATGCTCCTGGAAGACTGGCTGAAGGCCCGGGGACGGCGGCATCTCGTGCCCTGGTGCCGGGAGCTTGCGGCGCAGTTCGGCGTGTATCCCAAGAAGTATCAGATCCGGTTGCAGAAAAGCCGCTGGGGCAGTTGCTCCATGAAGGGCACGCTGAGCCTGAACGCCAAGCTGCTGCTCATCCCCCGCCCGGCTGCGCGGTATGTGCTGCTCCACGAGCTTTGCCACATCGTGCACCCCAACCACTCGCCGCGATTCTGGAACCTCCTGCAGCAGTGGGAGCCCGAGGCGCAGAAGTTGGACCGCTACATCGACTCCTGCTGGCGGGACCTGCCGGCCTGGCTGCCGTAG
- a CDS encoding TIGR00730 family Rossman fold protein produces MQRICIFCGSNPGNDPIFAARAQTMGEALAKRGLGMVYGGAAVGLMGRTADAALANGAEVIGVLPRALSEKELAHPGLTELHIVESMHERKALMAQLSDGFIAMPGGIGTFEEICEVFTWSQLGFHDKPCGLLNVGGYYDCFLDMLDNAVTQGFLKQAHRSILFSSPQPETLIEAFENFVPPRTNKWIEREAQL; encoded by the coding sequence ATGCAACGCATCTGCATATTCTGCGGTTCCAACCCCGGAAACGATCCCATATTCGCCGCGCGCGCCCAGACCATGGGCGAGGCGTTGGCCAAGCGCGGTCTTGGCATGGTTTACGGCGGCGCCGCCGTGGGTCTCATGGGCCGCACGGCCGATGCTGCGCTGGCCAACGGCGCCGAAGTCATCGGCGTGCTTCCGCGCGCCCTTTCAGAAAAAGAGCTCGCTCACCCCGGCCTTACTGAACTGCACATCGTGGAGTCCATGCACGAGCGCAAGGCGCTCATGGCCCAGCTTTCCGACGGCTTCATCGCCATGCCCGGCGGCATCGGCACGTTCGAGGAAATTTGCGAGGTCTTCACTTGGTCGCAACTCGGCTTCCACGACAAACCCTGCGGCCTGCTCAACGTGGGCGGCTACTACGACTGTTTCCTGGACATGCTGGACAACGCCGTGACCCAGGGCTTCCTGAAGCAGGCCCACCGCTCCATCCTGTTCTCGTCCCCGCAGCCGGAGACCCTGATCGAAGCGTTCGAGAACTTCGTGCCTCCGCGCACCAACAAATGGATCGAACGGGAAGCGCAACTGTAA
- a CDS encoding DUF4911 domain-containing protein: MTEAPLQHDSAAAIPKQEASGKRPRREPPTWSARLYLRIAPMHMALARFLLEGNDHLGYLSVLDRTTGLMVFIHSPDQTQEAQDFIEQARTVLPVEVVETPGRKEGA, from the coding sequence GTGACCGAGGCGCCACTGCAACACGATTCCGCCGCTGCGATACCGAAGCAGGAGGCGAGCGGGAAACGCCCCAGGCGCGAGCCGCCCACGTGGTCCGCGCGGCTGTACCTGCGCATCGCGCCGATGCACATGGCACTGGCGCGGTTCCTCCTGGAAGGCAACGACCACCTCGGCTACCTCAGCGTGCTCGATCGCACCACTGGGCTCATGGTCTTCATCCACTCGCCTGACCAGACGCAGGAGGCGCAGGACTTCATCGAGCAGGCGCGAACTGTGCTGCCTGTCGAAGTGGTGGAGACGCCCGGGCGTAAGGAAGGGGCGTAG
- a CDS encoding GspE/PulE family protein, which yields MPKPRTRKRLGEMLVDAGALSREQLQDALDNHKRRGLRLGEYLIETGIIDEARIIEVLSQQLQIRRLDYDSFVPNPEMAEVVPLEIAQRFKVVPLSRQGSVLWVAVQDPTDIAALDGVMQHTRLEVETVICNREELNAIGEAIYDAKLDVDTHSFEDIVDDVYVDESEGGEEKDLSIGSLQSQAEDAPVVKIINTILIQALQSRASDIHLSQGADSVHLRYRIDGDLHDQPSPPKKLFMAMVSRIKLLSNLDISVTRIPQDGRFTYRVQEREISVRTSTLPTIYGEKVVMRLHVQSKRHLGLHELGMSDRERKKIEAASLKPHGMILATGPTGSGKTTLLYSLLHKISKPNINIVTLEDPVETRLHGITQVQLNTKAGMTFASGLRSILRQDPDVIMVGEIRDQETANIAIESAMTGHQVFSTLHTNDAAGAVTRFIEMEIEPFLIASTLLVVVAQRLVRRICPDCIEPYEAPPQALRAMGVAAQQKMHFFRGKGCLKCNHTGYRGRLGVYEVLDIDDQVQDLILRKASSVEIKRAAIASKNLTTLKMDAAFKVFQGLTTFDEFTTVAF from the coding sequence ATGCCGAAACCCAGGACACGCAAACGTCTCGGTGAAATGCTCGTGGATGCCGGGGCGCTGAGCCGGGAGCAGCTTCAGGACGCCCTCGACAACCACAAGCGTCGGGGCTTGCGCCTGGGCGAGTACCTTATTGAAACCGGCATCATCGATGAAGCGCGGATCATCGAAGTCCTTAGCCAGCAACTGCAAATCCGGCGGCTCGATTACGACTCCTTCGTCCCGAACCCCGAAATGGCGGAGGTCGTCCCCCTCGAAATCGCCCAGCGCTTCAAGGTCGTCCCCCTTTCCAGGCAGGGCTCCGTGCTCTGGGTCGCCGTGCAGGACCCCACGGATATCGCCGCCCTCGACGGCGTGATGCAGCACACCCGCCTCGAGGTCGAGACCGTCATCTGCAACCGCGAAGAGCTCAACGCCATAGGCGAGGCCATCTACGACGCCAAGCTCGACGTGGACACCCACTCCTTCGAGGACATCGTCGACGATGTGTACGTGGACGAGAGCGAAGGCGGCGAAGAAAAAGACCTCTCCATCGGCTCCCTGCAATCCCAGGCCGAGGACGCGCCGGTCGTCAAGATCATCAACACCATCCTCATTCAGGCGCTCCAGAGCCGCGCGAGCGACATACACCTGAGCCAGGGCGCCGACAGCGTTCATTTGCGATACCGCATAGACGGCGACCTGCACGACCAGCCGTCGCCTCCGAAAAAGCTCTTCATGGCCATGGTCTCGCGCATCAAGCTGCTCTCAAACCTGGATATCTCCGTCACGCGCATTCCGCAGGACGGACGCTTCACCTACCGTGTCCAGGAACGCGAAATCAGCGTGCGCACCTCCACCCTCCCCACCATATACGGGGAAAAGGTCGTCATGCGTTTGCATGTCCAGTCCAAGCGGCACCTGGGGCTGCATGAGCTCGGCATGAGCGACCGCGAGCGCAAGAAGATCGAGGCCGCCAGCCTCAAGCCGCACGGCATGATACTGGCCACAGGACCCACCGGCAGCGGTAAGACAACGCTGCTCTACTCCCTGCTGCACAAGATATCCAAGCCGAACATCAATATCGTCACCCTCGAAGATCCCGTGGAGACTCGTCTGCACGGCATCACCCAGGTGCAGCTGAACACCAAGGCGGGCATGACCTTCGCCTCCGGCCTGCGCTCCATCCTGCGCCAGGACCCGGACGTTATCATGGTTGGTGAGATTCGCGACCAGGAAACGGCGAATATCGCCATCGAATCCGCCATGACCGGCCACCAGGTCTTCTCCACCCTGCACACCAATGACGCGGCCGGCGCCGTCACACGCTTCATCGAGATGGAAATCGAGCCGTTCCTCATCGCCTCCACCCTGCTCGTGGTGGTGGCCCAGCGGCTGGTGCGGCGCATCTGCCCGGACTGCATCGAACCATACGAGGCCCCGCCCCAGGCATTGCGCGCCATGGGCGTGGCCGCGCAACAGAAGATGCACTTCTTCCGCGGAAAGGGCTGCCTCAAATGCAACCATACGGGTTACCGCGGCCGCCTCGGCGTGTACGAAGTTCTGGACATCGACGACCAGGTCCAGGACCTCATCCTGCGCAAGGCGTCCTCCGTGGAGATCAAACGCGCAGCCATCGCCTCCAAGAACCTCACGACCCTCAAGATGGACGCCGCCTTCAAGGTCTTCCAGGGGCTGACCACCTTCGACGAGTTCACCACCGTGGCGTTCTGA
- a CDS encoding VOC family protein, translating to MKRIRITPCLWFDDKAEEAAGFYTSIFNNSRIVSISRYGEAGHEIHGKPAGSVMTVSFELDGNAFTALNGGPTFTFTEAVSFQIFCETQEEVDYYWEKLTEGGDESAQVCGWLKDKYGVSWQVVPTIMSELLGDHESEKSQRAMEAMLGMKKIDIAAIKRAYEG from the coding sequence ATGAAGCGAATCCGAATTACGCCGTGTTTGTGGTTTGATGACAAAGCCGAAGAGGCAGCCGGGTTTTACACATCTATCTTCAACAATTCCAGAATAGTATCCATTTCCAGGTATGGCGAAGCCGGACACGAGATTCATGGAAAGCCGGCGGGATCCGTGATGACCGTATCGTTCGAGCTCGACGGCAATGCGTTTACCGCGCTCAACGGCGGTCCCACGTTCACGTTCACCGAAGCCGTCTCGTTCCAGATATTCTGTGAAACCCAGGAAGAAGTTGACTACTACTGGGAAAAGCTCACCGAAGGCGGGGACGAAAGCGCTCAGGTGTGCGGCTGGCTCAAGGACAAGTACGGCGTTTCGTGGCAAGTCGTGCCCACGATCATGTCAGAGCTGCTTGGCGATCACGAATCCGAAAAGTCCCAGAGAGCCATGGAAGCGATGCTGGGCATGAAGAAAATCGACATCGCCGCTATCAAACGGGCGTACGAAGGATAG